The DNA region aactccaaaataaaaacgaatttaaatgattaataataataataataataatagtaataataataataataataataagaattatctgaaacctgatatatattttaaaaaataaaatatgatatatacacatatatattgtgttgttatctgaaattattttttaataataaatttaaaactaaaataaacagaaaacacataactaaagattaatcaaaattttttatcaattttatataattgaaaagataaacatttagtttataatactatattcaaagcaattttctttctctcacgttaaaagttatagcgtttaaaatcttcattatccttaatacataattagattagatttgttaatatataattactcacaaattttaaatgaatttcattaatttgatttcaaatatatattaatctgaaacctaatatatattttaaaaataaaatatgatatatacacatatatattgtgttgttatctgaatttttttttaatattaaatttaaaactaaaaataaacagaaaacacataactaaagattaatcaaaaaaaattatataaattaactccaaaataaaaacgaatttaaatgattaataataataataataataataataatagtactaataataataataataataataataataagaattatctgaaacctaatatatattttaaaaataaaatatgatatatacacatatatattgtgttgttatctgaaattattttttaataataaatttaaaactaaaataaacagaaaacacataactaaagattaatcaaattttttttatcaattttatataattgaaaagagaacatttagtttatattactattcaaagcaattttctttctctcacgttaaaagttatagcgtttaaaatcttcattatccttaatacataattagattagatttgttaatatagaattactcacaaattttaaatgaatttcattaatttgattctcatcattatctacaaaattatatattatgtgatccaataatattttacatcaaaatattttttaaataaatataaatccatgtatatagttttatgaatatatgaatattttcaaaaaatttacataataaatattttttattaaaataaactttattgtatataaaattaatatttaattaattattaaatatagcaaaggcatgaaaataatttattataatgattctcgaattgataatatatttatttagtaatttgtaaaactattaagcccgcaactgcgggcaaaacacctagtagcTTTAGAAAGATATATGTAAatctttttccattttttactattttagaaaaataaaaatattaacaaaactaaaatagaaatttaaaaaaaaaatagaaattttgaTAACGGTAGTTACATAATAAGTTTAATTCACTAATGTTATCAAtgtaactaggtgttttcctgcaccatgtgcagtaaaaaaattaaaatattttaaatataaattatatttaaaataaaatattattaatgtcgtaaattttctttttcttatcaatattttaatataaatttgatttaattaaaaataaaaattaggataaaaataattttgtttattattatatttaaaatatgtatgtatatatttaaaattataatcttagaaagatttttctatctattcgttttatttaaatatattaaataaatttgtacaAAATTGCAtggttatcaaaaattaaaaatgtttataaaatatgtagaaatataagaaactaatgattttacgattaaatttttataattttctaaaaaattgtatacatttttgaaaatattagtaataaaatttattgatatacatttttataatatttttaaaaatatataattaaatgatatttcgaaatttgtaatgcaatatttgaatatatttattttaatgatgatttatgagttattaccatattctaaaaacaattccaaaaatataaatcgacattaaaagtaatatatgagttattaccatattttaaaaagcttaccaaaaatttataaaatatgtagaaatataagaaactaatgattttacgattaaatttttataattttctaaaaaattgtatacatttttgaaaatattagtaataaaatttattgatatacatttttataatatttttaaaaatatataattaaatgatatttcgaaatttgtaatgcaatatttgaatatatttattttaatgatgatttatgagttattaccatattctaaaaaaaattccaaaaatataaatcgacattaaaagtaatatatgagttattaccatatttttaaaagcttaccaaaaatataaattaacattatatgtaattgtccatgtcatattaaactataagccatgtcatcaattatattagccatgtcatattatttttgtgagaatgattgtagagaggacatgtggcaaaatcacttctcaaatatagtctaggggatttatttatataatttgtagatatctaaaagaaactaataatattacgatttattttttttttttaaattcagaaatttagaaaattttagataataaaaattttataattataaaagtaaaattatataatatttcgaaattgaaaatgtcatatttgaatatatatatatgtatatatataaacttaaaatcttagataaaaaattatttatttcatttggttaaatgtattaaatcaacttgtacaaaattactaaaaatcatataaattgtatagttatcaaaataaaaactaaataatatttatataatttgtagatatctaaaagaaactaatgatattacgatttttttttattcagaaaatttagaaaactttagataataaaatttaatgattataaatgtaaaattatataatatttcgaaattcaaaatctcatatttgaatatatttattttagtgatgatttatgagttattaccatattctacaaagtttaccaaaaatataaatcaatattaaatgtaatatatgagttattgccatattttaaaaagatttccaaaaatatatatcagcattaaatgtaattgtccatgtcatatttaatcatatgacatgtcatcaatgttaatagccacgtcacaattgttttttgtgaaaacgattgtaaaaaagacatgtggcaaatcacttctcaaatatagactaggggatttGATTATCGTGAGAATTAACGTAAACACACGtagaaaaatgtatttataaataatattacagaggtaaatttgtagatataaaaTATCTCGAACCAATCCCAACTTAATAAAACTGACCGATAACTGTATAAAGTTTTATGAATAAATATAGCCATCTAACCTCAAATTCAAAAGATCTGGATTCGATCATAATTCACTTGGATCTAACCTGAAATTTTGAATGCTCAGACTTAATAGATAACTGGATTCACcgtaactattttttttattaatctttctcaaaaaaaaaatatttaatacttttaattgggataaataataacaaaaaacacAATAGTAAAACTTGTGAGATATAATACCAGTTTGTTAAGAACTGTCATTCTTTCCGAGATGTTGTGTGAATGTTATACAGATGTAGACATAAAgcaatatatttaataataatcaaaCCAGAATTCATGAAAGTGATAAGTATTTTTATCCTGGTTGACTTCTATCTTTATGTAAAAAAAGTATTCCCTCCGTACTACTTTTAACAAGTGGTgtttaaggaaaaaaattatttcaaaataataaattgttctataaataatttaatatcatttgaactttgtgaccaattataaaaatactgaattttttttattggttaaattaGTTTCATTAACGatatttttatgtaaccaaaataaattatatagaagtttgtatttttttaatctatgtgtaaaaattttaagaactatttaaaatgaaactgaAGAAGTATATGTTAAGTTAGATGTGCTTCACATTTAAaatcaactagattttgatccgcgcttttgaagcgcggaatattttacaataaaaaatttcactaataatttaacaaatattttggttatttttaaagagtgtgtatttaaaatatttttgcatttaaatcagtatttttaaattcaacccgattgtgattataccggttaatccggagatctgacaattcaatttatgtttttaaaatattcatattaaaaaatcactaaaacccgagactaaccgattgaactgatggattaCCGATATCTAATCTagttggatttaaattgtaatagtttcataatttgtaatcttataatcgaaattttaaagttcactattttgcaatttatgaaattatgacgtttctacaaaattttaaagagaaaatgatagatataaaataactaagattaattattgtattatttggaaatattgatagtaatataaaaaatatattgtttggaaacattgataatagtataaagaaataagtatattgtttggaaacatggatagtactataaagaaaggaatattagtgacttaatgtatgtttaactataaagtataaaagtgtatttaatttaaaaacttacaaaataaatgttaggtccaacagaatgtttctgttttaataagatagattggtGATAAGTGGAATGGCTCATCCGCgttatatattactaaagatcctttccaactaccgatgtgggacactttgtgtctaatatgcttcctcgagatgatggctctcaGAACGTCAATCTCGGGATGCTCGGACAAAGATCGATGGgccagatcgatgtggatcgaGTTAGACTGCGTGGATCGGACTCTGATACTATGTTAAACTAGATGGGCTTCAAAGTTAAAACCAATTGATGATAAGTGGAATGATTCATccaccttatatattactaaggatcTCTTCCAACTACTGATGTTTGTGTCTAATAGTATATCGGTAGTAAAagcatgttttcaaacatagaTACTAGATAGTTAAATCTAGTACTCGAAGAATGAGACAATCTGACTAGTAAAATCGATCAACCACACGTCTCAACTAGTCTCGTAACACATTATATATACCAAATCTAAGTTCCTTAAAAACtgtcataatataactaaagtATATACAAGCAACTTGCATAATTAAGGGCCTGACTGGtttaaccgcagcggttgcgtttgcggttgcggttgcgggagtttacgGGTACGGATGGTTGCGGTTTCAAGCGTTTTCTaaagatttgtacgactggtacagcggttagtaattgttgcgtttgcgagactcttatgactggtaaactaccaaacgcaacatctgttaaataataaattaataatatttacattttatataattataaaaaaaataaaaaattataaaaatataataaatataaaatttatatttataaaatcatattattaaattttaaaaatttatagaaaatattttggtttgaaaattttataatataaattaaaatataatatgtatacattttacaatatctattatttcaatttaaaattttattggatatttttagtattatttttatatattttgtttttaaagaaaaaaaattatcctaccgcaaccgcccgcaaccgcaaacgctagctggaaccagcttttgattttaagaggttagtagcggtttgaagcgatttataGCGTTTTCTATGATTGTTTCAAAATGCCAGCAACCGCTGCGAACCgtaaaagctgcgtttgcgggtggtagcgagGAAACCAGTCATGTCTCCAAAacgtttattatatatatatggataggGCGATTGATGCTCATTTGTTTCTATTCAAGAATCATATCAGAAACAAAAATTCATTAAAGAAGAATCGATGGACGAGGCGACAGCGCTGACCCTCAAAATAGTGGGTTCGCTTCTACTCATCATAGCTACCATTTTGGGACTCATATACTCTTGTTGCAAAGATGACGCCAAAGACACAGAGACTGTTGCTGGTATTACGGCGCCTACCACCGTGCCTTGAACCCTTAAAGTATTGTTGCTTgcttttttaattaattgtgTTTGTGAAATTTGAATGCTATAAACTAAGTTTGAGAAAGAGATGTAAACATATTTGTAAATCAatattgtttttcatttttcttgtgACCTTTATAATGCACTAGCTTATCGGTCAACCCACTTATGGTGCCAAGGTGGTATTAGATATAGAACCCAAATATAAGGTCGGATTCGTTTTCATCGTGTATAAACAATAGTCGTGGACTTACGAACTAGGTGTCGATATGCAAAATTCAACTTATGGCAAGTCGCAGctttttattcattttgttaTCGTGCCGACTGGTTGCGATGAATAAAATGTTTCGGCAACCAAATTTTAACTGCAAGTTGCAAGTAGCGGTCGTAGATTTCAACGTAAACGATCGTAGCCTTTTTCATTGAAACTGCTCGAAGGCACCAATCCTCGGATACTTCACTCGGATTTGTGTTTATGTGTATTATTTGAAACAACAATCGTTATATTGATCAGACAATCTTAACCGTAGTTACcgtattaattttgttttttacccAACAAAATACAACAGCCTGATGATTTGTACTCCTTCCTTGGGACCTACAAGAAGCAGTCCATGAGGACCATGACTCGTTGACATTTAAAGTATCGACCAGTTTACCCATATTATTAACTTGACGGCACGCGCTTATTTCCTTTAAATGGGCCGATGAATATAGGCCtgataaaataatgaaaaaaccCCAAATTATTCAAGTCTATCTGTCTCCTCGTAAGCGCTTCTATCATTTCAACTCGATCCAAATACCAATCACGGATCAAATCTTTCGTGGGTCCCACTATTTGCTTTTGTTCCAAGACGCTGACACCGACACTTGCGTGGGGGGTTTAACAACAATAAGctctttttttaaaacaaacgATGTTGATGACACGTTTCTCACGGCTCCAtcaccttcttctccttcaaccAAGATTCCAGCAATCTCGTGTTCTCCGCCATCCTCCAACCAAACCTCGAACATTCATCAGATCGGTGATGGGTTCGTCttcctctttctcctcttcgAACCTTCTCTTCCGACAGCTCTTCGAGAAAGAGTCTTCCACCTACACTTATCTTCTCGCCGACATTTCCCATCCGGACAAACCTGCTCTCGTAAGTTCTTTTGCGTTCGTAAAGATTGGATCTTTCGATATGGGTTTCTGAGAATTGTTCTCGAATGTGATCTGATTGTTTTGTCGGAAATGATGGGAACTTGGATCagttcatgttttttttctttttgtcttaaTTAGTGTAGTTTTCTACAGAATTTAATTAATGCCCCTATTGAATATTCAAATTTGtgaaaaaagatttaaaactGTTTTATTAAATCGTATGTGTGTTGTGAACAGTTGATTGATCCGGTGGACAAGACTGTTGATAGAGACTTGAAGCTGATTAATGAGTTAGGGTTGAAGCTTGTCTACGCTATGAACACTCATGTTCATGCTGATCATGTCACTGGAACTGGTCTTCTTAAGGtctcttttctcttttactCAATATGATTCTTTACATAACCGAAGATTCAAGGATGATCTGTTTTCTTGTTTACACAGACAAAGCTCCCAGGTGTGAAATCTGTAATCTCGAAAGCGAGTGGTTCCAAGGCAGATAAGTTTCTTGAACATGGAGAGAAAGTATCTATTGGTAATATATACCTCGAGGTATAGTAACTAGATTTTTCAAAACTTAGAAACTAGAGAGAGACAGAGtcattttgtgttttttttggtgCAGGTCCGTTCTACACCTGGACATACAGCAGGATGTGTTACATATGTGACTGGAGAGGGAGCAGATCAGCCCCAACCAAGAATGGCTTTTACCGGGGATGCTGTACTGATCCGTGGTTGTGGTAGAACCGACTTTCAGGTACACTAAACAGAGGGGAAAATGGGTTATAAAGAACCAAAAACATCGGTTGTAATGAACCAAAAAACTGCAACTTTGATGCATAAGGTCTGTGTTCTGTATTCGGACATCGGTTTAGCTTCACTGATGATGTTTTCCTTGTTGTGTTGCAGGGTGGAAGCTCGGATCAGCTCTATGAGTCTGTGCACTCACAGGCAAGTTTTTCACACTTACCTTGTCCACTCCACAGGCAAATTGTGAAATTGATTCATATTTTTGaagagtttagtttttttttaaagctctttttgtttttgatgtttAAACCAGATATTTACATTGCCAAAGGACACATTGATCTATCCAGCTCATGACTACAAAGGTTACGAGGTAATGCAAAAGACGAAAAAGTCATTCACATTGGCTTTTCTAAACATGAAAACGTGATTCATTCACACAATGGCTTTACATTATCTTTCTGTTAATGTTCAGGTAAGTACAGTCGGAGAAGAGATGCAACACAACCCACGTTTAACTAAAGATAAAGAAACATTCAAAACCATTATGTCAAgtaagttttcttttctttctgctTAGTATATCTTATAACTTTCTTCAGTCTCATAATAACCGTGGTCTGATCTTTACCCTTATTAATAGATCTGAATCTGGCGTATCCGAAGATGATTGATGTTGCAGTACCAGCAAACATGGTATGTGGATTACAGGACCTGCCTTCTCAACCCAACTAAAAAAAACTTCTACGCTATTGGTTTCTcctacattttatattttatcagaaGACAAATAAAAAGCTCGTGAGAGTGAGTTTGTGTAATAAGATCTTTGTTACATTAGATTAAGATACGGTAGTAAGTATGTGCAACTTAGGTTGAGCATATGGAGGTTTGTGTTGAAAGATGAAAACATATTTTCGTGTTCTACGTTTGTTTGGCTTCTTGATTAATGTGTGTGACGACTTTAGACCTAATCAACCAGGTTAGAGGCCGTCCCTACTttatccaccaccaccaccaccggtgaATCTATAATCATCTTCTTTATGATCCAACTGAGTAAAACCAAGTTGCTAGATTCACTATAGCTGAATCGAGATAATGATATCTCAAACACAATAAATAACCTGAAGCTCtctgtttctaaaaatattccACAAAGCTTTTAAATGGATGGATAGCCATGGCCGTGAGTCCTGCATTATTTATTGTACAGATGAGGTTTAATCTTTTGAAATGGTCATAACACTGACCCATAAAGCACCTTGAATGTAAAAACTGAGCTATTCTTTTGTCAGTAAATATGATTCAAGTCCGTATGGTTGTAGCAATGTCTGCAA from Raphanus sativus cultivar WK10039 chromosome 8, ASM80110v3, whole genome shotgun sequence includes:
- the LOC108819351 gene encoding persulfide dioxygenase ETHE1 homolog, mitochondrial, with the translated sequence MLMTRFSRLHHLLLLQPRFQQSRVLRHPPTKPRTFIRSVMGSSSSFSSSNLLFRQLFEKESSTYTYLLADISHPDKPALLIDPVDKTVDRDLKLINELGLKLVYAMNTHVHADHVTGTGLLKTKLPGVKSVISKASGSKADKFLEHGEKVSIGNIYLEVRSTPGHTAGCVTYVTGEGADQPQPRMAFTGDAVLIRGCGRTDFQGGSSDQLYESVHSQIFTLPKDTLIYPAHDYKGYEVSTVGEEMQHNPRLTKDKETFKTIMSNLNLAYPKMIDVAVPANMVCGLQDLPSQPN